The proteins below are encoded in one region of Aquisphaera giovannonii:
- a CDS encoding YpsA SLOG family protein: protein MVKKVITGGQTGAEQAGWAAARRAGIETGGYMPRGFLTESGPAPRLGSLYGAIEFPFEDPLRVRGNLRRADALFWFGDPESPEAREAFAACRELGKPSLPIDPAFTPTRDAASWLEAFEVETLVVSGDRASASPGLASRVESFLGRVIETLRRRA, encoded by the coding sequence ATGGTCAAGAAAGTGATCACGGGCGGCCAGACGGGGGCCGAGCAGGCCGGCTGGGCGGCGGCGCGCCGGGCGGGGATCGAGACCGGCGGCTACATGCCGCGCGGGTTCCTCACCGAGTCCGGGCCGGCGCCGCGGCTCGGCTCGCTCTACGGGGCGATCGAGTTCCCGTTCGAGGATCCCCTGCGAGTCCGCGGCAACCTCCGCCGGGCCGACGCCCTGTTCTGGTTCGGCGACCCGGAGTCGCCCGAGGCCCGCGAGGCCTTCGCCGCATGCCGGGAGCTGGGCAAGCCGTCCCTCCCCATCGATCCCGCGTTCACGCCGACCCGCGACGCGGCGAGCTGGCTGGAAGCCTTCGAGGTCGAGACCCTCGTCGTCTCGGGCGACCGGGCCTCGGCGTCCCCGGGCCTCGCCTCCCGGGTCGAGTCCTTCCTGGGCCGTGTAATCGAAACGCTCCGGCGCCGGGCCTGA
- a CDS encoding protease pro-enzyme activation domain-containing protein, whose product MQRDSARPATERADRRPRRGNRLRLQVDPLEPRVVLSAAGAINPFALVQGYAGGSGKKIQAAQIRVGRLDFSIPNRPVLLRFDMGAGSPPEAVARLQGVKPLVGAHPGPLVTSQSAIGRQGSRLARLQPGVFDLGLVGKGSSSSAMYQVNISLAGDVDGTYSVTRQDLAQIRALSGTPSSSTNYLPAADVNDDGVINGADLKLAAQNLGASTTLRPVTLQIGQDLVRQSGSDDLYRRITGTTNGAAGVTVSLASTGAAGSPVAVTPDALGRFASLATALGGPDAPFTVQATATDAFGQRAVATQYTYDPVLVPIPGSAAPAYGGAANVGTISPSTPISAEIITRYKPGSGGEAAIQQIAGAPLAQRQYLTQDQFADRFGTSDADLAALTSFARDYGFQVTGANRATRTFDFTTTVGQFEQAIGANIISYDDEAQVTQQGYTGPLYVPRRVADVVDSLFGVETQGIPKPPRPPAGDDTSGHFSSQVAAAYDYPSAPAGQLAGQGVSIGILELGGTFGASQQATVAAYLAAQGIGVTPNIHVVGSSSYQGRSKDDPETEVMLDIEVLASILPAADFTMYFQDNNNGSFVDLVKDASFDPVNHPSILSLSWGGPDIDASRMYIRAMDQAILDASAIGVTLFVAAGDDGSSDKVSTGYTFTDYPASSPYSVAVGGTTLGIKGGAWDGEVAWNETSVTGGFFSYYNSISGGSGGGGVSGMNPTPSYQTNAGITPTSVNPSGVFDVFSGTGRGVPDVSADADPITGYRVWVPSSSGTTNETYLVGGTSAATPLWAALAGLITQNTGKKLGWFTPVIYQVGAGNATNHAFHDITTGDNITSNQQISPYPGTDSGVLLPTYLGYTTTTGFDLVTGWGSPQGSNFLAAIEAMLADQGVQGTSST is encoded by the coding sequence ATGCAGCGAGACTCCGCGAGGCCCGCGACCGAGCGCGCCGATCGGCGGCCGAGACGGGGGAATCGGCTGCGACTCCAGGTCGACCCGCTCGAGCCGAGGGTTGTCCTCTCGGCCGCCGGGGCGATCAACCCGTTCGCCCTGGTGCAGGGGTACGCCGGCGGGTCCGGCAAGAAGATTCAGGCCGCGCAGATCCGCGTCGGCCGGCTCGACTTCTCGATCCCCAACCGCCCGGTCCTGCTGCGGTTCGACATGGGCGCGGGCTCCCCGCCGGAGGCCGTGGCCCGGCTGCAGGGCGTCAAGCCGCTCGTCGGCGCCCACCCCGGCCCGCTGGTCACGAGCCAGTCGGCGATCGGCCGGCAGGGGAGCCGGCTGGCGCGGCTCCAGCCGGGGGTGTTCGACCTCGGCCTGGTCGGGAAGGGCTCGTCGTCGTCGGCCATGTATCAGGTGAACATCTCGCTCGCGGGCGACGTGGACGGCACCTACTCGGTGACCCGCCAGGACCTCGCGCAGATCCGAGCGCTCTCCGGCACGCCTTCCTCGTCCACAAATTATCTCCCGGCGGCCGACGTCAACGACGACGGGGTGATCAACGGGGCCGACCTCAAGCTCGCCGCGCAGAACCTCGGCGCGTCCACCACGCTGCGCCCGGTCACGCTCCAGATCGGCCAGGACCTGGTCCGCCAGTCGGGCTCCGACGACCTCTACCGCCGGATCACCGGCACGACGAACGGGGCGGCGGGGGTGACCGTCTCGCTCGCCAGTACGGGCGCGGCGGGCAGCCCCGTCGCCGTGACGCCCGACGCGCTCGGCAGGTTCGCCAGCCTGGCGACGGCGCTCGGGGGCCCCGACGCGCCGTTCACGGTGCAGGCGACCGCGACCGACGCCTTCGGCCAGCGTGCCGTGGCGACCCAGTACACCTACGACCCGGTCCTCGTGCCGATCCCCGGCAGCGCCGCGCCGGCCTACGGCGGCGCGGCGAACGTCGGGACGATCTCCCCCTCGACGCCCATCTCCGCCGAGATCATCACGCGATACAAGCCGGGCAGCGGCGGCGAGGCGGCGATCCAGCAGATCGCCGGCGCGCCCCTGGCCCAGCGGCAGTACCTCACCCAGGACCAGTTCGCGGACCGGTTCGGCACGTCCGACGCCGACCTCGCCGCATTGACGTCGTTCGCCCGCGACTACGGCTTCCAGGTGACGGGCGCGAACAGGGCCACCCGCACCTTCGACTTCACCACGACCGTCGGCCAGTTCGAGCAGGCAATCGGGGCCAACATCATCAGCTACGACGACGAGGCCCAGGTGACCCAGCAGGGGTACACCGGCCCGCTGTACGTCCCCAGGCGGGTCGCGGACGTGGTCGACTCCCTCTTCGGGGTCGAGACCCAGGGCATCCCCAAGCCGCCGCGCCCGCCCGCCGGGGACGACACGTCCGGCCACTTCTCCTCCCAGGTGGCCGCCGCCTACGACTACCCCTCGGCCCCCGCCGGCCAGCTCGCCGGCCAGGGCGTCTCGATCGGCATCCTGGAGCTGGGGGGCACCTTCGGCGCCTCGCAGCAGGCGACCGTGGCCGCGTACCTCGCCGCGCAGGGGATCGGCGTCACGCCGAACATCCACGTCGTCGGCTCCTCCTCCTATCAGGGGAGGAGCAAGGACGACCCCGAGACGGAGGTGATGCTCGACATCGAGGTCCTCGCGAGCATCCTCCCCGCGGCCGACTTCACCATGTACTTCCAGGACAACAACAACGGCAGCTTCGTGGACCTGGTCAAGGACGCGAGCTTCGACCCGGTGAACCACCCGTCGATCCTGTCGCTGAGCTGGGGGGGCCCGGACATCGACGCGTCGAGGATGTACATCCGGGCGATGGACCAGGCGATCCTGGACGCCTCGGCGATCGGCGTGACGCTGTTCGTGGCGGCCGGCGACGACGGCTCCAGCGACAAGGTCAGCACGGGCTACACCTTCACCGATTACCCCGCCTCCAGCCCGTATTCGGTGGCCGTGGGCGGCACCACGCTCGGCATCAAGGGGGGCGCGTGGGACGGCGAGGTCGCCTGGAACGAGACGTCGGTCACCGGCGGCTTCTTCAGCTATTACAACAGCATCAGCGGCGGCTCCGGAGGCGGCGGCGTGAGCGGGATGAACCCCACCCCGTCCTACCAGACGAACGCCGGGATCACCCCGACCTCGGTGAATCCCTCGGGGGTCTTCGACGTCTTCAGCGGGACCGGCCGCGGCGTGCCCGACGTCTCGGCCGACGCCGACCCGATCACCGGCTACCGGGTCTGGGTCCCCTCCTCCTCGGGCACCACCAACGAGACCTACCTCGTCGGCGGCACCAGCGCCGCCACCCCCTTGTGGGCGGCCCTCGCCGGCTTGATCACGCAGAACACCGGCAAGAAGCTCGGCTGGTTCACGCCGGTGATCTACCAGGTCGGCGCCGGAAACGCGACCAACCACGCGTTCCACGACATCACGACGGGGGACAACATCACGAGCAACCAGCAGATCTCCCCCTATCCCGGCACGGACTCCGGCGTCCTGCTCCCGACCTACCTCGGCTACACGACGACCACCGGCTTCGACCTGGTCACCGGCTGGGGCAGCCCGCAGGGGAGCAACTTCCTCGCGGCCATCGAGGCCATGCTCGCGGATCAGGGCGTGCAAGGAACGTCATCCACTTGA
- a CDS encoding maleylpyruvate isomerase N-terminal domain-containing protein yields MRSPEPILVAHLFRELDGHLLDLLRSLSADDWQRPTVCSAWSVKDIASHLLDTALRRLSMQRDGYAPPDSPREFHSHEELVAYLHRLNAQWTSATSRLSPRVLIAWTQQAAGELAELFESADPFAPALFPVAWAGELDSRMWFDAAREFTERWHHQRQIADALDRPTPIDERRLQHPVLDTFLRALPHTYRDVNAPEGTIVCIRILGDAGGEWFVRREGSTWKLYHDVRDRTDSVVTIDQSIAWKFLTKRTDRAKALARFPDIRIEGEPAFGEPALEMVSIMA; encoded by the coding sequence TTGCGATCGCCGGAACCCATCCTCGTCGCGCATCTTTTCCGGGAGCTGGACGGGCATCTCCTCGACCTGCTCCGCTCGCTCTCGGCCGACGACTGGCAACGGCCGACGGTCTGCTCGGCGTGGTCCGTGAAGGACATCGCGTCGCACCTGCTCGACACGGCCCTGCGCCGGCTCTCGATGCAGCGGGACGGCTACGCCCCGCCAGATTCCCCTCGCGAGTTCCATTCCCACGAGGAGCTCGTCGCCTACCTCCATCGGCTGAACGCCCAATGGACGTCCGCCACCTCCCGGCTGAGCCCTCGCGTTTTGATCGCCTGGACGCAGCAGGCGGCCGGCGAGCTCGCCGAACTCTTCGAGTCGGCGGACCCTTTCGCCCCCGCCCTCTTCCCCGTCGCGTGGGCCGGCGAGCTCGACTCGCGGATGTGGTTCGACGCCGCCAGGGAGTTCACCGAGCGCTGGCACCACCAGCGGCAGATCGCCGACGCGCTCGATCGTCCCACGCCGATCGACGAACGGCGTCTCCAGCACCCGGTCCTCGACACGTTCCTGCGAGCCCTTCCGCACACCTACCGGGACGTCAACGCGCCGGAGGGCACGATCGTCTGCATCCGGATCCTCGGCGACGCGGGGGGCGAGTGGTTCGTCAGGCGGGAGGGCTCTACCTGGAAGCTGTATCATGACGTCCGCGACCGCACAGACTCGGTCGTGACGATCGACCAGTCGATCGCCTGGAAGTTCCTCACCAAGCGTACCGACCGTGCGAAGGCCCTCGCCCGGTTCCCCGACATCCGCATCGAGGGCGAGCCGGCCTTCGGCGAGCCCGCGCTCGAGATGGTCTCCATCATGGCCTAG